From a single Brassica napus cultivar Da-Ae chromosome C9, Da-Ae, whole genome shotgun sequence genomic region:
- the LOC106398212 gene encoding putative F-box protein At1g32420, giving the protein MPYSAFYLAFCNYPISRSSGSSVSIALSFVKSVFAFLIAWATQRLLPTEQRPSGSVNVPLDLVVEILKKLPAKSLVRFRCVSKQWSSIISSRRDFLDSIVTRSLAQPQRMHFIFHHCTSKPFFIFTSTYHKMADNQSIFIPALTSSCIYKYVRGLILCCSRRGFDIVIYNPTTKQALWLPDKQPLMQLYQYTYFFGYDHLENQYKVLGLPNQDMERACLVFTLTVPTATKSWRYVESIGLGHHYPKKYNSICINGVIYYQASTTEYGSTYVLMSFDIRYEKFNQVNSPTNHLSSLINYQGKLGIMCCKKGVEIWVMEHTDEKTQEWSKIFFYEEMVSFKDWFSKGVTRGGEIVFVYIRPGHHNRDALCVSYYDPERNSMRYEDIDGISTKELKHKDILFKGVVTDHVENTMCLY; this is encoded by the exons atgcc TTATTCTGCCTTTTACCTAGCTTTTTGTAATTATCCAATATCGAGGTCCTCAGGCTCTTCTGTGAGCATAGCATTATCCTTTGTAAAATCAGTATTTGCATTCCTGATCGCATGGGCGACACAACGTCTTCTTCCAACTGAGCAAAGGCCCAGCGGTAGTGTCAATGTCCCTTTGGATCTAGTGGTGGAGATTCTTAAAAAACTCCCTGCAAAGTCTCTCGTGAGGTTCCGATGCGTCTCGAAGCAATGGTCGTCAATTATCAGCAGCCGCAGAGACTTCCTTGACTCAATCGTGACACGTTCTTTGGCTCAGCCGCAGCGTATGCACTTCATCTTCCATCACTGTACGAGTAAACCATTCTTCATCTTCACGTCAACTTACCATAAGATGGCTGATAACCAATCAATATTCATCCCTGCACTAACGAGTTCCTGTATTTATAAATACGTCCGCGGTTTGATCCTTTGTTGCTCACGGCGAGGTTTTGATATCGTTATATACAACCCTACCACGAAGCAGGCCCTTTGGTTACCGGACAAGCAACCTTTGATGCAGCTATACCAGTATACTTACTTCTTTGGATACGACCATCTCGAGAATCAATACAAAGTTTTGGGCCTACCAAACCAAGATATGGAGAGGGCTTGTCTAGTTTTCACATTGACAGTTCCGACAGCTACCAAAAGCTGGAGATACGTAGAATCCATTGGACTTGGACATCActatccaaaaaaatataattctattTGCATCAACGGGGTTATCTATTACCAAGCAAGTACTACAGAATATGGTTCGACATATGTATTGATGAGTTTTGATATTAGGTATGAGAAATTTAATCAGGTCAATTCTCCTACCAATCACCTTTCGAGTCTGATAAACTACCAAGGCAAGTTAGGGATCATGTGTTGCAAGAAGGGCGTGGAAATTTGGGTTATGGAGCATACTGATGAGAAGACACAAGAATGGTCCAAGATTTTCTTTTACGAAGAGATGGTAAGTTTCAAAGATTGGTTCAGCAAGGGTGTTACTCGTGGTGGTGAGATAGTTTTTGTCTATATTCGGCCCGGGCATCACAATCGTGACGCGCTATGCGTCTCATATTACGACCCAGAGCGAAACAGCATGAGATATGAAGACATAGACGGTATTAGTACCAAGGAACTAAAGCATaaagatattttgtttaaaggcgttgtcactgatcatgtcgAGAATACTATGTGTTTGTATTAA
- the LOC125592439 gene encoding putative F-box protein At1g32420 yields MSYSAFYLAFCNYPISRSSGSSVSIALSFVKSVFTFLIAWATQRLLPTEQRPSGSVNVPLDLVVEILKKLPAKSLVRFRCVSKQWSSIISSRRDFLDSIVTRSLAQPQRMHFIFHHCTSKPFFIFTSTYHKMADNQSIFIPALTSSCIYKYVRGLILCCSRRGFDIVIYNPTTRQALWLPDKQPLMQLYQYTYFFGYDHLENQYKVLGLPNQDMERACLVFTLTVPTATKSWRYVESIGLGHHYPKKYNSICINGVIYYQASTTEYGSTYVLMSFDIRYEKFNQVNSPTNHLSSLINYQGKLGIMCCKKGVEIWVMEHTDEKTQEWSKIFFYEEMVSFKDWFSKGVTRGGEIVFVYIRPGHHNRDALCVSYYDPERNSMRYEDIDGISTKELKHKYILFKGVVTDHVENTMCLY; encoded by the exons atgtc TTATTCTGCCTTTTACCTAGCTTTTTGTAATTATCCAATATCGAGGTCCTCAGGCTCTTCTGTGAGCATAGCATTATCCTTTGTAAAATCAGTATTTACATTCCTGATCGCATGGGCGACACAACGTCTTCTTCCAACTGAGCAAAGGCCCAGCGGTAGTGTCAATGTCCCTTTGGATCTAGTGGTGGAGATTCTTAAAAAACTCCCTGCAAAGTCTCTCGTGAGGTTCCGATGCGTCTCGAAGCAATGGTCGTCAATTATCAGCAGCCGCAGAGACTTCCTTGACTCAATCGTGACACGTTCTTTGGCTCAGCCGCAGCGTATGCACTTCATCTTCCATCACTGTACGAGTAAACCATTCTTCATCTTCACGTCAACTTACCATAAGATGGCTGATAACCAATCAATATTCATCCCTGCACTAACGAGTTCCTGTATTTATAAATACGTCCGCGGTTTGATCCTTTGTTGCTCACGGCGAGGTTTTGATATCGTTATATACAACCCTACCACGAGGCAGGCCCTTTGGTTACCGGACAAGCAACCTTTGATGCAGCTATACCAGTATACTTACTTCTTTGGATACGACCATCTCGAGAATCAATACAAAGTTTTGGGCCTACCAAACCAAGATATGGAGAGAGCTTGTCTAGTTTTCACATTGACAGTTCCGACAGCTACCAAAAGCTGGAGATACGTAGAATCCATTGGACTTGGACATCActatccaaaaaaatataattctattTGCATCAACGGGGTTATCTATTACCAAGCAAGTACTACAGAATATGGTTCGACATATGTATTGATGAGTTTTGATATTAGGTATGAGAAATTTAATCAGGTCAATTCTCCTACCAATCACCTTTCGAGTCTGATAAACTACCAAGGCAAGTTAGGGATCATGTGTTGCAAGAAGGGCGTGGAAATTTGGGTTATGGAGCATACTGATGAGAAGACACAAGAATGGTCCAAGATTTTCTTTTACGAAGAGATGGTAAGTTTCAAAGATTGGTTCAGCAAGGGTGTTACTCGTGGTGGTGAGATAGTTTTTGTCTATATTCGGCCCGGGCATCACAATCGTGACGCGCTATGCGTCTCATATTACGACCCAGAGCGAAACAGCATGAGATATGAAGACATTGACGGTATTAGTACCAAGGAACTAAagcataaatatattttgtttaaaggcgttgtcactgatcatgtcgAGAATACTATGTGTTTGTATTAA
- the LOC106397411 gene encoding dof zinc finger protein DOF5.6-like, whose amino-acid sequence MGLTSLQACMDSDWLQEAESSGGSMLDSTTTSPSAADILAACSTRPQASAMAVAATAMMDSGRRLRPPHDHPQKCPRCESTHTKFCYYNNYSLSQPRYFCKTCRRYWTKGGTLRNIPVGGSCRKNKKPSSSNSPSSKKPSNIVTTDLMALAHSHQNYQNASLGFPHFGGNGMMGSYTAPDHSNVGYLESKYGGLLSQSPRPIDFLDSKFDLMGVNNNNLVMVDHGSNGDHHHNLHNNVGGGGLMDISTCQRLMLSNYDHHLYNHHEDNQRITSIMDVKPSPKLLSLDWQQEQGYSEGSGNGGGGRSDGGGYGGGVYINGLGSSWNGLMNGYGSSTKTNSLV is encoded by the exons ATGGGTCTCACTTCTCTTCAAGCTTGCATGGATTCTGATTGGCTCCAG GAAGCTGAGTCATCAGGAGGAAGCATGTTAGACTCTACAACGACTTCTCCATCAGCAGCCGACATACTAGCTGCTTGCAGCACTAGACCACAAGCCTCAGCCATGGCTGTAGCAGCGACGGCTATGATGGACAGTGGAAGGAGGCTGCGTCCACCTCACGACCATCCTCAAAAGTGTCCCCGTTGTGAGTCAACACATACTAAGTTCTGTTACTACAATAACTATAGCCTATCTCAGCCTCGCTACTTCTGCAAAACTTGTCGCCGTTACTGGACCAAAGGCGGCACATTAAGGAATATTCCGGTCGGTGGTAGCTGCCGGAAAAACAAGAAACCCTCTTCCTCAAATTCACCATCCTCCAAAAAACCGTCTAACATTGTTACCACTGACCTTATGGCTTTAGCCCATTCTCAccaaaattaccaaaatgcctcTCTAGGGTTTCCACATTTTGGTGGGAATGGGATGATGGGGTCTTACACAGCTCCTGATCATAGTAACGTTGGTTACTTGGAGAGTAAGTATGGCGGTTTGCTTTCACAGAGCCCTAGACCTATTGATTTCCTGGACAGTAAGTTTGATCTCATGGGAGTGAACAATAACAATCTGGTCATGGTTGATCATGGAAGTAACGGAGATCATCATCACAATCTTCACAACAatgttggtggtggtggtctcATGGATATCTCTACATGCCAGAGACTTATGCTATCTAATTATGACCATCATCTTTACAATCATCATGAAGATAATCAAAGGATAACATCAATAATGGATGTGAAGCCAAGTCCAAAGCTGTTATCGCTTGATTGGCAACAAGAGCAAGGCTACTCAGAGGGTAGTGGCAACGGAGGCGGAGGTAGATCTGACGGTGGTGGATACGGTGGTGGCGTTTATATCAACGGCTTAGGTTCGTCGTGGAATGGTTTGATGAATGGCTATGGATCGTCCACTAAAACAAACTCCCTGGTTTAA
- the LOC106399826 gene encoding DNA-directed RNA polymerase III subunit RPC9 has protein sequence MKANAGTLTNFEVLDLLNSRGASNDTTRVIAPITTLEYKVYDYLMETPACTQTLEIITNFSDQCEDFKLAKAEILNIINIRPSSTVNLASILEEPSERGIDKKAKEGILKLVEALLPSPPIVEARGENEEEETEEGEQLATAVLR, from the exons ATGAAGGCAAACGCAGGTACGCTTACAAACTTCGAAGTACTTGACTTGCTTAACTCGAGAGGTGCATCAAATGATACTACAAGAGTCATAGCTCCAATCACTACATTAGAATACAAG gTATATGATTACTTGATGGAGACTCCTGCTTGCACACAAACACTAGAGATCATTACAAACTTCTCTGATCAGTGCGAAGATTTCAAACTTGCTAAAGCCGAGATTCTCAATATCATCAATATCAGGCCATCATCTACTGTTAACCTGGCCTCG ATCTTAGAGGAGCCCAGTGAACGGGGAATCGATAAAAAGGCAAAAGAGGGAATACTAAAGCTCGTGGAGGCTTTGCTACCGTCGCCTCCTATAGTGGAAGCTCGTGGAGAAAACGAGGAAGAGGAAACAGAGGAGGGTGAACAATTGGCAACTGCAGTTTTGAgataa